The Candidatus Omnitrophota bacterium sequence CTGGTGGATTTCGGGATAGAACCTTTCCTTTTGGGGTCGACCCTTAATATGGTAATAGCCCAGCGTCTCATAAGGAAGCTCTGCCCGTTATGTAAGCAGAAGGTGGAAGTAGACGCGGAAACGGTGGAAAAACTTGGATTGCAGGGGATACAGGTTTACGGGCCCAAGGGATGTGGGGCTTGCCGCAACAGGGGGTATACCGGCAGGCAGGCCATATTCGAGATAATGTGTGTGGACAGGGAGATACAGGACATGATAGAAAAGAGGGCCGAGATGGGTGACCTTAAAAGAGCCCTTATCAGGAACGGGATGAAAACGCTACGCGAAGACGGGATAGAAAAGGTAAAACAGGGCGATACATCGCTTGACGAGGTCATGACCGTGACAATGGACATAGAATGATATGCCTTATTACAGCTACAAGATACGGGATAAAAAAGGGCGCATAATCAAGAACCACATGTTCACTTCCAGTGAACAGGACCTGGTCAAGGTTTTGCAGAGAGAGGGCGCGCTGGTACTCGGTATCAAGGAGATGGAAGCTATCGAGACAAAGACCAGGCGCAAGATGCACAAAAAGGTCACTATCGAGGACCTTGTGCTTTTCGCGAAAGAGCTCGCTATCCTCCTGGAGAACGGTATTCCGCTTATCGAGACTTTCGAAGTAGCCATAAAACAGATAGAGAGCCAGCAGCTTCTTGTGGCCGCGGAACAGGTGAAGGTCGACCTGGAGCGTGGTACATCGTTCCGCGAATCCATTGCCAGGCACCCGACCATTTTTAACGATCTGTGGTGCGATCTTGTCGAGGCAGGTGAGCTGTCGGGGCAATTGCCGTTCGTTCTTCGGCAGATACTTGAGTTCCTGGAATCAAGGGCGAACCTGCACAAACAGATCTCCAACGCTTTTCTTTATCCGATACTTCTTCTCGGGCTTGCCATAGCTACGGTACTTGTGTTCATCCTGAAGGTAGTTCCTATCTTTGAAGAACTGTTCTCGTCCTTTGACGCCAAACTCCCACCGTTCACGCAGGTGATAGTGGACATAAGCAACATAGTAAAGGACTATTTTCTAATGGTCGCTACCGGCCTGGGACTGCTCGTATTCTTTTTCATAAAGGCCATTTCCACGAAATACGGAAGACGTGTCTATGAAGGGGTCCTTTTCAAGATCCCGATACTCGGCAGGTTTCTCCTGGCGCTGGCCATCCAGACGTTCACGACGACGTTATCCGTGCTGATAAAAAGTGGTATACCGATAATGAAAGGACTGGAGGTGGCCTCAAAAACGCCACAAAGCCTGCTTTTCGACGAGCAGATCGAACAGGCAAAGGTGCGTGTTATGGGAGGGGAGCCGCTGTCCGAGGCACTCAACCAGACGGGCCTTTTCCCGCCACTCGCCGTACAATTCGTTTATGTTGCTGAAAAAACCGGTAATTATGGTAAAATGTTGGAAGAAGTATCAAAGTATTACGCGGATATAGTTGAGAACCTTGTTGTAAGGTTCACTACCCTGTTGGGGCCGCTGGTACTTATTTTCATGACAGTTATTATAGGCAGTCTTATCGTCGCAATGTTCCTGCCGATATTCAAGCTCGCTAGTATAGCGTGAACGGTGGAAAAAAGGGGGAATAAATGAACAGGATAACAGTTTTAGGCCGAAAAGGGTTTACCATGCTTGAGCTTTTGATGGTTGTTATAATAATAGGTATCCTCGCGACCCTGGCGGTCCCGCAATATATGAGCTTTGTTGAAAAAGCCAGGGCGGCGGAGGCCGTAGGGACTATCGGGGCCATAAGGACCGCGGAGAACCTGAACAAGCTTGAAGCGGGTACATATACATCCAACGTTAACGAACTAAGCCTGGATTTCCCCACACAGGGCAATACTACATACTGGACGTATTCCGTATCAAGCGCCACCGACACGGGTTTTGTCGTTACAGCTACCCGGACTGCGAAAAAAGCCGCTACGAACGTGATAGGACAGACCATTATCCTTAATTGGAGCGATTCCACGGGCGAGAAATGGAGCGGGTCCCATATCGGCGCGCCGAGAAAATAGGACTTTGCTCGGAACGATGTAATAGCGACGAGATCAGCGAGAGGTTACCGTGTTGCCCTCGACCGTAAGAATGCCTTTTTCCACCACATCCGGCGGATTCAGTATAAGCAATGCCTCGAACGTCCGGGGCGTATCACCACGAATAAGCGCCGCGTTGTCCCTCAGGTCGACGGTTATGTCCCCCGAAGAGATCTCAAGTGAAAGCACGTATCGTGGATCAGGGAAGTCGGCGATATCACGAAAAACATTCTTTTCAAGGAGGATTTCCCCTCCGGTGCCGGGCGCTACATTAACCGAAATGCCGGATGGCCCTCCCGCGCATATGAAAGAATTATCTTTAAGGATATGACGAAAAGGCTTTTGTGTGTAATAGCTGTTGGAAATGAAAAGAGGACGTCCCGTGGTCTCGAAGGTGGTATCCTGAATGGAAACGGAGGAACAATCGTTCGCGACGATACCACCGGTGGAACGTGGTGTTATAAAGGAATCCATGATATTCACATGTATTTCCAGTGGAGAAGTGGTAAGTACAAAATCCGGGGAGTTGATGAAAAACCCGGCCATTCCGTCCAGGATAGTATGGGACATGGATATTTCCCCGGAAAAACCGGTTATGTAAACGTTCCAGCCCGGGCCATTCTTCCCGGATGACCGGAACGATACGGGAGATCCTTTTGTGCCGCGAAACATAACAGGGCCGCCGATATATATATCGGCTCCCGGGGGGAGAACGAGTTCTGTCCCCGCGGCAAAAGAGACTTCTGAGCCTTGAGAGAAAAAAAGGTGGTCATGTTCAAGAACGAGCCTGCCCGACAGGGTATAGTGCCCGGGTAATCCTACTATGGCGTCACCGGGATAAGCTTTTTTCTGGGCTGTTTCAAGGCTGTGGAAGGGTAACGATTTTGTGCCATATGCGGGTTTCCCTTTCGTGCCAGCCGAAAAATAGACGATATCCCAGCTTTCGCGGGACGACGCCTCGATGTTCAAGGGTTTTTTATCGTTCATGCGGTTCAGGACAAAAGATACGGAACGATATCTGGAGGACGTACGTCCTGTCCCGGTACACGAAATGTGGGAGTTATCAGCCAGGTCCGGATATAGGGCCGATATTTTAGTCCCGTTATTGAAGAAAAGAACGCCATTTTCTATATAATATTCACGAATATCGGGAATAGAATGGGAGAATAGCTTTATATGATGGCCCGAAACCTGTTCTATCCAGCAGGATTGTTCGATGTTTGAGATGATCCCGGTCGAAAGGTCCGCGATCTTTGCCTGGGACGGGACGGGATATGCGGATCGGAATATTTTGTGGACGAACGGGAAAGAAAGAAAAAGACAGATACAGATCCCGCCGGCCAATATAGGAAATAATAATCTATTTTTTATAATCATATCGGCATTATTGGTATATCGTAAGCACGATAACCAGTGTAGCATTAAGGCGGTATCAATACAAGCGACCAATGCTTGTATTGGACGGCGACGTGGTGTATACTACACATAAAAGATATAACCGATTTACCTACAGCAATTTACGTATAATAGTGGCGTATGCCATTGCAAAGGAGTAGATATGAAAAAGCAAAGTTCCATGATAATTTTAATGATCATACTCGCCATATCCATTGTTCCCGCGCGTATCGCATTCAGTGAGGGCGAATACGACGAAACAAAAGACCCGGCTATTACGGGTAAGTTCGCCACGGATAAAATGAGCGAGAAAGCGATCAAATTCGCGCGGGGTTCTATGCAGGGCGAGATGTTCGAAATGAGGATGCAAGAGATGTATCCCGGAGTTATGGTCTCCTGGGAGATCGCGAACGGCCCGCAAACCCCGTCAGACGAGGTGTATCTTATACAGGCACAGGTGTTACGGGAGGGGAAAGAGACAGCGTACAAATATTTTGAAGTAAAGGTCACGCCTGTAGACAATTTTTCCCCGATGCTTATCGAGAAATATGGCATAAAAGATAAAATAGAAGATGGTGAGGATGTGAATACGGATCCGATATAGGGCGGGACACTTTACACTTGCCTAAACCCCAGACTATGTTATAATCGGTTACACGAAAAACAGTATTATTGTGTGCGGCGCCGCGGTAGCTCAGCTGGTAGAGCAGAGGACTGAAAATCCTTGTGTCGGCGGTTCAATTCCGTCCCGCGGCACCATTTTTTAGAAGGGGACAGGTACATCAGTGGGGGCAAAAACCCTTGGCGGTACCAGTCCCCTTATTTTTTCTCGCAAAGTATCCTTGCCGCGCTCCGGGGTCGTCGCCTTCTGGGTCGCCGACACTTCCTCGGGGGTCGGTGCCTCCTCGGTCGTCTGCGCTCACACGGTTCGGTGAAATTGTCCGTCCCGGGCCGGTTCTTATTTTGGATTTGAAGTCCTCTGCATAAACGACTGACACCGAGTTCCGCGACGCGGAACGAAAATCCTTGTGTCGGCGGTTCAATTCCCGGCTACCGGCCCAAAGTGCTTTGTGGCAAATGAAGACATTTGCCGGATATTCCTTCGGCTTTTCCGGATGAAAACACGTTTTCCCCGTAAATGCCTCATCCATATCCTGGCCGGTACCGGGGATCCTGCGCTGCCCGCGGGGCAGCTGGTGTTCCCGTCNNNNNNNNNNNNNNNNNNNNNNNNNNNNNNNNNNNNNNNNNNNNNNNNNNNNNNNNNNNNNNNNNNNNNNNNNNNNNNNNNNNNNNNNNNNNNNNNNNNNCTTGCCGCGCTCCGGGGTCGTCGCCTTCTGGGTCGCCGACACTTCCTCAGGGGTCGGTGCCCCCTCGGGCGCCTACGCACACACGGTTCGGTGAATAGGAATTCTCGTTCGGTTGCCGATGATATTTTGCATAACACTCCCCACATGATGTATACTAAAGCGAAGGGAGATAGTAGTCTTCCCTAAGGAGGGGAAATGGGACGTTATGTGTGTATATTGATAAGCGTTTTTCTTTTAGCGGCGTTTTCGACGGAAGCCCAGCAACAAAAACCACAATATGGGAAAACATACGCTGAAAAGATCGCGTCAGGAGAACAAAAGATCGTGGACGGTGGACAAATAGACACGTTCTACCTGCTTGATATGGTCAATCTTAGTAAGGATATGCGGACGCAGAACGCCGATATATCTTCCGATATTACCGATCTCGCGGCTCTGGTAAAAGAAGGTAATGACCTTATGCGCGAACAGATAGCTCTTGAGAAACGCCAGATAGAACTTCTTGAGAACCTCCAGCGTTAGAAAACGCAATGATCGAAGGAGCTTAATGATAAAGACGATAAAAGAATACAGGTCTATTCCTTTACTTGTTAACCTTATTATTATCTCGGTCCTGCTCATAACGCCGCTTAGCGTCGCCAAGATGGGTTATAGGCCGCCGGATGACGCGCTCAGGCATGCGGCTAAGGCTGTTTCTGGGAAAGACTGGCAAGACATCCTGGTGATACGGGAAGGATATACCATAGACAGCCACATAGGATGGCATAAGTTCCTGGGGTGGATACACCATACACTGGGATGGGATACAGATGCTCTGGTGGTCTTCGAGATGGTCTTTCTGTTCTTTTTGTTCTGCCTGCTTCCTCTTCTTTTTTTCAAACGTGCCGAATATTGGATCTTATCCCTTGATATAGTGATGTTGAGCGTAAGCAACTATGTAATGAGGCTTGTTAAAGGGCGCCCGTACATATTTTCCATGACCACGCTGCTTTTGATATTTCTTGTGTGGGAAAAACTGAAAGAGAAGAAAATACGATATGATATCCTTATAGCGATAATGCTAATGACCGCAGTGACCACTTATATACACACAAGTATATGGTTCCTGTTCGCGCTCCCGGTAGTATCGTTCGCTATTGCTAAAGAATGGCGTGTGGCGGGACTTGTCCTCGCATCGCTTATATGCGGTATTATCGCGGGCATGATGTTCACCGGGGATCCTGTCGCATATGTTACGCAGACCATATCGCACGCGATCTGGGCGTTCGAGAGCGTATCAATGCAAAGACAGCTTGTATCTGAATTCCTGCCCTTCCAGGGGAGCTTCCTCCTTGTGGTATCGATCTCACTTTTTTTATTATGGCGAGCCGCAAGAGGAAAATGGGACAGGGCAATGTTGTTTGACCCGATGTTCATTATGGTCGTCCTGTCGTGGGTCTTAGGTTTCAAGGCCGTGCGGTTCTGGGATGATTGGGGCATACCTGTGCTGTTGATATGGATGGCCAGGGAATTCCAGGAGGCCATGGGAGATAAGATCCCTTTGAAAAGCCCGGGCAGGCTGGTCTTTACGCTTGTTGTAGCGATCGTTTTTTATTGTCTGGGGACCAACGATTATTTTACCCGGTATACAGGGGAAAAGCCTGTTGGATGCTTTTGCGACGACGACAAAGAAGCGGAAGGATGGTTGCCGGAGCCTGGTGGTATCATGTATAGCGCAAGCATGGGGCTTTTTTATAAGACGTTCTACGAGCATCCAGATGGGGATTGGAAATATATCGTGGGATATGAACCTGCGATAATGCCGGAGGAAGACCTTCTTATATACAGGTATCTACAGACCGCTCCCGCTTCCAATGCCGGGTATGAATGCTGGATAGAAAAAATGAGCGAAAAGGACAGGATAGTCCTCCCAAATATCAAAGAACCTGAGATAGGGGGGCTGGAATGGAAATACCTGACGGTATATGGTATCTGGGTTGGGAAAAAGACGCCGGGAAAACGATATGAGAAAGAGAGTGGCCAGGAACGATAGCCATGGAGGGGAGAGATGAAAGGGATCAAGGTACTGTTCATGTGCGTTGTGTTAATTGTTAACGGGTCTTTCCCGGTCCTGTGCCAGGATAACGTCGATAAGGACCATGATAAATATATTTACGAAAAGGTAGGGGCGAACGACATTATAGGGGATCCCGGAACGGCGGACGAACAGGAGCGGGAGATCGAGAAGGACCCCATGGAATATGATGAGGAAAAAATAGGGAAAAGCGGCATTATAGTACCTTTTACGGGGAAAAATGACAAGTTCCCCGAAGAGCCCCCTTCTCCGGATAAAGATGTTTTTACTGAAAGTCCCGGCAAAGATGGTGTTATAAGGTAACCCAGGACGCCAGTCAGACAATAAATACGCCTACAGTTGACTTCTTTCCGACGGTCAGGTACACTTTGTTCGAAACTTATTAAACATACAGTACGTTTAAATCATTCAGATATTATAAATTGGAGGTATCCATGGACGATCTGGTGGCAGTAAGAGAGCTGGCGGCTCTCTTGAAGGTTTCCCCTTCCACCGTAACTTATTATACACAGTTAGGACTGTTCGATGTTACGGCAATAGATGGCAAGAGGAAACTTTACAAGAAAGAGCATACGGTCGGCGTCTACAAGAGAATACAACAGGCCAGGAAAGAAGGATATCCTCTGTCTCTGATCAAGAGCACTATAATAGTGAAAAGCAAATAAACGGAACGAGAAGAGGATCAATGACGGAGAACATCCTACAAAAAATAAGCAAGATCGACATGCAAGGTCTTCTGGGAAAGATCCCGAAAACGCTTTCCTTGCCCGGGGGGGGAGGGAAGAAGAGCGGGTTGTCATATGGTGTGGACGTAGGCGCATCATCCATAAAGGTCGCGGGAGTAATGTGCAAGAAGAACAAGTTCGAGGTGAAAGAGCTGGATTACTACAAAGTGGCTACTGTGTCGACCGAACAGGAGCGATACAAGCTGGTATCCGAGATGCTTGGTAAAATAAAGCAGGAAAAGAAGCTCAAGTCAGGAGTGCATATAGCGATATCGTCTGACAACGCAAAGATGTTCCTCCATGAAATACCGCAAATGGGTGAAGATGAAACAAAAAAGGCCGTGGGGTGGAAAGCGACCCAAACGATGGCCAATAAGAACCAGAACGAACTGACGTTCGATTATGTCCCGGTCCCCCCTATAGGGGTCAAAAAAGAGAATATGCAGACGGTTTTCGTAGTGGCTTCGGAGAAAACCCGTATAATCAAGGAATTGGCCATGTTCGCCGCCGCCGGCATAGAGGTCCTGTCTGTAGACGTTGATATCCTTGCCGAACTCGAAGCGCTGGTCTGCGCGGGATATTTTGATGACGATAGCCGTGTTACCCTCCTTATAAACGTAGGACGCCAGGAATCAACGCTATGTGTCGTGCAGGGGAAAGCGCCATATTTCACGCGGAACATGAAGGTCGGCGGGGAGGCTTTTTCCTCGGGAAACGGAACAGCGGTGCCGGATGACGGCGGGCTATCCAGAGATGATATAGACACGATAAGGAGCATAGTTGTCAGCATTGAGAGGGACTTCAAGTTCTTTTCTTACCAGGTGGCACATTCGACTATTACGAAATTCGATAGTGTACTGCTAACGGGTGGCGGGTGCCTGATAGAAACGCTTTCCCGCGGTCTTGGGGATATGCTTGGAGTTAACGCTGTCACGACAAAAGACACGGGCAGGATGGAGATATCCGGAGATATGGGGAAAAAGCCTAACTGGTCGGCAATAAAGGATATAATGCCTGTTTTTTATA is a genomic window containing:
- a CDS encoding type II secretion system F family protein, with amino-acid sequence MPYYSYKIRDKKGRIIKNHMFTSSEQDLVKVLQREGALVLGIKEMEAIETKTRRKMHKKVTIEDLVLFAKELAILLENGIPLIETFEVAIKQIESQQLLVAAEQVKVDLERGTSFRESIARHPTIFNDLWCDLVEAGELSGQLPFVLRQILEFLESRANLHKQISNAFLYPILLLGLAIATVLVFILKVVPIFEELFSSFDAKLPPFTQVIVDISNIVKDYFLMVATGLGLLVFFFIKAISTKYGRRVYEGVLFKIPILGRFLLALAIQTFTTTLSVLIKSGIPIMKGLEVASKTPQSLLFDEQIEQAKVRVMGGEPLSEALNQTGLFPPLAVQFVYVAEKTGNYGKMLEEVSKYYADIVENLVVRFTTLLGPLVLIFMTVIIGSLIVAMFLPIFKLASIA
- a CDS encoding type IV pilin protein codes for the protein MNRITVLGRKGFTMLELLMVVIIIGILATLAVPQYMSFVEKARAAEAVGTIGAIRTAENLNKLEAGTYTSNVNELSLDFPTQGNTTYWTYSVSSATDTGFVVTATRTAKKAATNVIGQTIILNWSDSTGEKWSGSHIGAPRK
- a CDS encoding MerR family transcriptional regulator, whose amino-acid sequence is MDDLVAVRELAALLKVSPSTVTYYTQLGLFDVTAIDGKRKLYKKEHTVGVYKRIQQARKEGYPLSLIKSTIIVKSK
- the pilM gene encoding pilus assembly protein PilM; translated protein: MTENILQKISKIDMQGLLGKIPKTLSLPGGGGKKSGLSYGVDVGASSIKVAGVMCKKNKFEVKELDYYKVATVSTEQERYKLVSEMLGKIKQEKKLKSGVHIAISSDNAKMFLHEIPQMGEDETKKAVGWKATQTMANKNQNELTFDYVPVPPIGVKKENMQTVFVVASEKTRIIKELAMFAAAGIEVLSVDVDILAELEALVCAGYFDDDSRVTLLINVGRQESTLCVVQGKAPYFTRNMKVGGEAFSSGNGTAVPDDGGLSRDDIDTIRSIVVSIERDFKFFSYQVAHSTITKFDSVLLTGGGCLIETLSRGLGDMLGVNAVTTKDTGRMEISGDMGKKPNWSAIKDIMPVFYTAIGLAQRGMP